Below is a window of Acidobacteriota bacterium DNA.
GTTGGTTCCACGTCAGGGTTTAACTCGCCTCAGCGACTTCAGTGGGCCGGCGCCATGCGCCCGAATGCCCGCCGCTTTTGCGTTCCAGCCGGATGTCCGAGATCACCATCAGGCGGTCAAGCGCTTTGCACATATCGTAAAGCGTCAGGGCCGCGACCGAGACGGCGGTGAGGGCTTCCATTTCGACGCCGGTTTGCGCGCTGGTCGTCGCGGTGGCGGTCAGTTGCGCGCCTGCGTCCGTCAGCGTGATTTGCACATCGGCGTGTGAAAGGGCCAGCGAATGACAAAGCGGGATCAACTCGGCGGTACGTTTGGCGGCCATGATACCCGCCAGCCGCGCCGTTTCGAGCGGATCGCCTTTGGGCGTGCGGCGTTCACGAATCGCTGTGACCGTGGCGGGTGCCATGTGGACGAACCCGCTCGCTTCCGCTGTGCGCGTCGTAACGGCTTTCGCGCCGACATCCACCATCGTGATGCGCCCTTCGGCGTCCAGGTGCGTAAGTTGTGGCGGCATTTCTTGCGACATCTATTTTGGCAGTTGAATGACTTCGGCCAATTCACCGGCGCTCAAGCTCGCCCGGTCTTCAGGAACGACAATCAAGGCGTCGGCTTGCATAAACGCAACCAGATCAGATGAACCGCCCCATTTGAGCGGTTCGGCTTCGGCGCATCCGTCACGAATCAGCAAGCGCGCCGGTTGATGGCTGCGGCGCGGCGGCGCGCCTTTGATCGTGCGGGTCACGTGCGCCCGCCAACGTGGCAGATGAATCTCATGTGCGCCTTGCATTCTGAGCAACACCGGACGTGCGAACACATGAAACGAGACAGCCACCGAAACAGGGTTGCCGGGCAAACCGAAAATCACCTTGTCCTCCAACTTGGCAAATACGGTCGGTTTGCCGGGATGCATGGCGACTTTTTCAACCAATATCTCCGCGCCCAAAGCGAGCAGCGCGGGTTTGACCAAGTCATAATCGCCCATCGAAACGCCGCCTGACAGCATCACGACGTCGGCTTGAGCGAGTGCATCAGCAATGGCGGTGCGCGTAACCTCGAAATCATCGCACACGATTGCTGCGTGTATGACCTCGGCTCCGGCCTGCGTGGCATAGCCCGCCAGCGAATACGTATTGGAATTGCGAATCTGTGCGCCTTGCGGTGTCTCGTGCACCTCGACCAGTTCGCTGCCGGTCGAAAGCAGCGCCAGGCGTGGACGGTGCGACACGATCACATCGGCATAGCCGAAACTCGCCAACACGGCTGCCGTCGCAGGTGTAATGCGTTCGCCCGCATTGACGACAACCTCTCCTTTACGCGCTTCGCTGGCACGTGGAGTGATGAACTGCCCGGCAGCCACCAATTCGGTCAGTTCAATGAAACCATCGTCATTGACCTGGATGACTTCAATTTTCTGCACAGCATCTGCACCAGCGGGAATGGGCGCACCGGTCATAATCCGCACCGCCTGTCCGGCCGCGACCTCACCACCAAACGTGAACCCGGCAGCGGCTTCGCCAATCGCCTGCAACCGCACGGGCGGCTTTTGTGTGTCCGCCGACCGCACGGCATAACCATCCATGCGCGCCCGGTCGAAGGGCGGCAAATCCAAATCGGAGAAAGCCGGTTGTCGCAACACTCGACCGACTATGTCAGACAAAGCCACTGTTTCGTCCGGCAACACGGGCGTGTGATCGAGCATGAGTTGCAGAGCGTCTTCGATGCGCAACATAGGGTCGGATCCGGAACCAAAAACAGAAAAGCCGCTCGCTTGCACGAACGGCTTGGGAATTGTTGGTGATGAAATGAGTGCTTAAATTTGAATGGCGGAGCCGACGGGACTCGAACCCGCGACCTCCGACGTGACAGGCCGGCGTTCTAACCAACTGAACTACGACTCCGCATTGTCAAACTCGCCGTTCGCGCTCTTGACGGCTTCCCTGATAGGCACGGTGGGACTCGAACCCACAACCTTCACCTTGTAAGGGTGACCGTCTACCATTGACTGTACGTGCCTGCGCACTTGTTGCGAACGAGGGGGCATCTTACTGACCACTCCCAACTCTGTCAACCTTTGCCGCAAATTTATCTCAGGCTATACTGCGTGCGCTCCTACACCGTTTGCCTCACTGGATTGGTTGATTTGATCGGAGAAATTTTCATGCCGAATTTGGGCCGCCGTTATCTTCCCGGATCGTTTTTGCTCTTTGTTTTCTGTCTTAATTCTTATGGCTGGTTGCGGGTCTCGGCACAAGATAAAGCCCCGCCGCCAAATCCCAAAGAAGAACAGACGAATGTTTTCCGCATGGATACCGACCTGGTTTCGATTGACGTACAAGTAACAGATCGTCAAGGTGCGCAGTACGGCACCAAGCTTTCCCCGGAAGACTTTGTCGTTTATGAAGACGGTGTGCGGCAAAAGATCAGTAATTTCTCGGCCACCGAAGTGCCTTTCAATTTGGTGTTGCTGCTGGACACCTCCGGCAGCACGCGCGATGAGCTGTCCCTGATGCAAAAGGCCGCGCGGCGCTTCCTGACTGAATTGCGACCGCACGACCGCGTAGCAATTATCCAATTCAATCAGCAGGTCGAACTTATCAAGGACCTAACCGCCGATCGTGGCAAGCTGGAAAAAGCTTTGGGTCAATTGACCGGCGGCAGCGGGACTTCGTTTTACGATGCCGTGCAATTGGCACTGGATGAGGTTTTGCGCAAAGCCACGGGCCGCAAAGCGATTGTGGCGCTGACGGATGGTGTGGATTCGTTTGGCTTCGGCACCTATGAGAAATTGTTGCCCAAGCTGGAAAGCGCCAGAGCGGCGCTCTATTTTCTCAAGCTGGATACCGAGGAATATACCGAAGCGCGGATGTTGCGCGATTGCCGTGATAGCAGCCATTTCAAATTTTCGCGCAAGCAGTTAAAGAAGTATTTCGATGAGTTCATCAAAGAGGGCGACCCCAGCCAGTACGAAGATCATTGCAAGCTAGAGCGCATGGAAAAGATTCGGATCAACCGGCGTTTATACGAAGCGGCGGGCGACGAATTGGAGGAGATGTCCAGTAAGACCGGCGGGCATGTCTATCCGGTTGAATCGTTGCAACAACTCGCTCCGAAGTTTACACAGATTGCGGCGGAGTTACGCACGCAATACTCCCTGGCGTACTACCCCAGCAATGAAAAGCACGATGGCAAATGGCGCGGCGTGCGCATCGAAATCAAAAAGCCCGGCCTGACGGTGCAAGCGCGGCCTGGCTACCGCGCGCCGCTGGATTAGTCCCATTCGCGTTCTGCTTCCCTGCCCTGTTAAATACGCCAACGTAGCCCTGTCATGAAGCTGCTCGAGTTAAACGACCTGCATTTCGGTTATGCGCAACCCGTGCTGACGGGCGTGACGCTGGAAGTGCAAGCGGGTGAAGTCGTCGCGTTGCTCGGAGCCAATGGCGCGGGCAAATCCACTTTGCTCAGTCTGACGCATGGGTTGTTGCAACCGCAGCGCGGCGAAGTGCGCCTGAGCGAAAAGCCCTTGGCGCAATGGTCGCGGCGTGAAATCGCGCGCCAACTGGCGCTGGTGGCGCAACAGAGCGAGGTGCGCTTTCCGCTAACGGCGTTGGAATACGTCTTGACGGGCCGGTTCGCACACGCGCGCGGGTTCGGATTCGAGACGGAGCGCGACGTGGAAGCTGCCCTTGCGGCGTTGCGCGCAACCGATGCCGAGCAATTCGCGGCCCGCCGTTTTAACGAGTTGTCGAGCGGCGAAAAACAACGTGTAGTGCTGGCCCGCGCGCTGGCGCAGGAACCGCGCGCCTTGCTGTTGGACGAACCCACAGCGAATGCCGACTTGGCACATCAATTCTCGTTGCTGGAACTGGTGCAGCGGTTGACACGCGAACGCGCTTTCGGGGTGTTGCTGGTGACGCACGAGATCAATCTGGCCGCTGAGTTTGCTGATCGTATCGCGCTGCTCAAAGAGGGGCGCTTGCTCGCGTGCGGAAAACCGCATGAAGTTTTGACAGAAGAACGGTTGAACGAAACCTTCAGCACTTCTTTGCTGGTAGCCGCTCACCCGCAAACTGGGAACCCGCATATTTTTTGGCGCAGCAACTGAGTTCAGGCCAATTCAGCACAGCCTGGCAATTCACTCTGCCCTGCCAGCTAAAGCATCGAAAATGCCCAATGAATCAGCGGGCTAGTCAGGTTATCAAGCAAGCCGGAGGCGCTAACGGCGATCAGGATAATCAACCCGAACGGACGGATTTGCTCAAACACTTCGGCCATGCGGGGCGGCAAGAGTGTCTCCAACATGTGCCCGCCATCCAGCGGCGGAATCGGCAGGAAATTCAGCACCATCAAAAAAAGATTCATCCACACCATCGTGACCAGCAAAAAGGCGACCGCTTCGGCGTATTCACCAAGTGAACCGCCTAAGGACAAGCGCACGGCTTTGAGCACAATCAGGCTGATGATCGCCAGACCCAGATTGGTCAAAGGGCCGGCGGCCGACGTCCAAAAATCGCCCCACTTCGGATCGCGCATTTGCGATTTGTCTACAGGCGTGCTGGCCCAGCCCATAATGCCGCTGCCGCCTGTCATAAACAGCACCATCAGCGGCAGCAGCAAGGTGCCGATAGGATCAATGTGCGGAATCGGATTGAGCGTCACGCGGCCCAAATCTTTGGCCGTCGAATCGCCCCATTTCCAGGCCGTCCAGGCGTGCGCAGCTTCGTGGCAGGCTGTCGAGAAGAGAAACACCACGAACATAATGGCGATCTTGCCGATATTCACATCACCCACAGTCAATGCTCCTTTTTGCGCGCGTCATCGTTTCCCTTGCCAGCGGCGCGCTACCAGCGGAGCCAACAAGTCCAACTCATCAGGCGGCAACAACCGCCCGAAGCCGCGCGGCGTCAGGCGAATGGCACGTTGCACCAATTCGCGCGAAGTGACCAGTTGGGCGCCGACGTGCAACGCAAATTCGTATTCCGGATCGGTCAGGTCGAAATGGATAATGGATTTGGCCTGCACCCATTCCCGTTTTAAGCGCAACTCCACCGCAAAGTCGAACAACTCAAGCAGCGAATCGTCCGAGGTCAAATGCCCGCAGCGCCGATTCCAAAACCGGCGCGGGCCACGCTCCGGGTTGAAAAACGAATCCAGCAAGATCGCCATTGCCTCTCATTGCCCTAGTTGGTTGCCCTACTTGGTTGCTTTTGCTTTGGCCGGGGCTTTAGCACTGGCGCTTGCTTGAGCCGCCGCTGGCGGAGCGGCAACTTTGGGTTTGGCGGCTTTTTGGTTCAGCGCTTTGTCTTTGCCGTTACCGGAGACTTTTGCGGGCTTCGCCGGTTTCGCTGATTTCGCGGGCTTGGCCGGTGCTTCTTTCAGACGGTCGCGCAATTCGGTCAGGAAGCCGATGGTGCGTTGCAGCTCTTTCTCGAACTTCTCTTCGCCCAGCTTGCGCCGTGATTTCTTCACTACTTTGCGAACGCGGCCAACCAACTCGTCTTTGTCTTTCTCGTCTTTCGAATCTTTGTTTTGTGATTTTGCCATGTGGGGTCTCCTCAAAATTTCCGAGTCAACATTTATGCGTTATGGGGGGCGTCATCCTCGTCTTCAGGGCCATCGGGCCATCAGGTTTCGTGGAACTCCCTGCGCCGCGCGGCAGTATACGGCACTCCGCCGCCCTTGTCAGGGCCAAGCTGCGACCAAGGCCGCGCTCCGTCATAGCCAGCGATAATCCGGACAGACCGCCTCAAAGCCTTGAAGATCGGCCACGCGCTCTAACTCCTCGACCTGCGCTTGCCACTGCGCGCGCTCATTTTCCAGGCGGGCCCGTTCCGTTTCCGGCAAGTCATTCAATTGCGCGCGCCGCCAGAGTTCACTTTGGACAGCCCGCAAATACAACCGTGCGCGTTGCAAATCAGGTTCTTCGATAAAGCCGAATTGTTGATGCCAGCGGCGGCTGGCGTCATTGCCGATGTGGTAGCGGCTCATCAAGCGGCGCTCGCCATAGCAATGCAATTGGTTGACAGCATCAGCGACTAACGCGGTAGCGAGGCGGCGACCCTGCCAGCCGGGATGTACGAAGAGCAAATCCAACCGCGCGCTTTCACGTCCGGTGAAAAGCAGAGCCGCGCCGACCAGGCGCTTGTCGCGGTGCGGGTCAACGGCTACGCGCGAGGCCGAGAGCGGGTTGCCGCGTTCGCCAGAGAAATGTTCGTGCAAGGCGCGCGCGGCAGCGTTGCGCATGGCCTCAGCGGTGTAATCGCAGTACTCAATGGTCACGCCAAAGGAAGCAACGTAGGTAGCAGCCAATTCCGCAGCGTCAGCGGCTGTGGCCGGACGAATCAAGCAGGGGGCGGTGAAAGCGCGCAAGCCAACTTGAAGCATGGTGACCACGGGATGATAGCGCGGCGTAAAGTGTGCCTGTCCGTCATAGTATTCGCATTGCCAGCCAGGCTCAAACGGCAACAGTTCATACTCTGCGACTGTCATTGGGACATGGCGGCTGTGCATCGGCATAGGGATTACTGCTCGGCGAGCAATTCAATTTCCAGCGCACGTAGGCCTTTGTCATTCTCGGCGCGCGCCAGTTTGAATTCGAAAATGTAACGGCGGCTGGGCAGGTCGTTAGTGTTAAAGCCAACGGGCAAAGTGGTGTCGTGAAACCAGGCGGTGCCGTAGGGCGAATCGGGATGCTTGGGGTCAGTGATCCAGAGGTTGGTGTCAATGTGCTTGAGATAGCGCAGAAAGCCAAAGTCGTTCTTGTGGTAGTAACAAATGCCGCGCACGCGCTGATTGAGTTCGCCCCACTGGTTGGCCTCGCCGTTGGAAGCCTCAACCGGCAGCAGGTTGGGAATTAAGTACCCGGACAGAAAAAGATCGGCTTCGCGGCGCAATTCGTTTGAGACATTTTTGAAAGCCACGACTTCGACGCGGCAGCCCTTGTTCTGCAACGCGCGCACGACCTGGACGAAATCGCCGTCACCGGTAACCAACAGCACGCGATCCAGGTTTTCTGATTGCAGCAAGGCGTCCACGGCCAGATCGAGGTCGGCGTTGGCTTTGGCGACGCGATTGCCGTCTTCGTCCGTGAACCACTTGACCTCTTTCTGGATCACCTTGTAACCGAAATCGCGCAGCACCGAATAAAAGCTGTTGGTGCGATTGCGATAGTAACTGTCGCGGCGCGCTTTTTCAGCGTCGTAGCTGACATAGGCGTTGAGCCGCATCGCCTCGGCCTGATCGCGGCAGGCGAACTCGCGCAGGATGTCGTAGCCCATGCCGAATCCGCCATTGCGATTGATGTTGGCGACGTCCACGTAAACGCCGACGCGCGTGGTTGATCTCATAGCTTTCGTAGTTATTTGCTGGCCGCCAGCCGTGCCAAACTTTCGGTGTAAGGTGCGCGCGCCACGCCGCATTCGGTAATGATCGCGGCGACGTAGCGGTTAGGCGTCACGTCAAACGCCGGGTTGGCGATTTGGATGCCCGTGGGCGCGAGTTGAACGTCTTTGACATGGGTCACTTCCAACGGCGTGCGTTCTTCGATGGGAATCTGCTCGCCGGAAGGGGTACTCAAGTCCAGCGTGGAAATGGGCGCGGCAACGTAGAAGGGAACGTTGTTTTCCTTCGCCAATACGGCAACGGAATAAGTGCCGATTTTATTGGCGACATCGCCATTGGCCGCGATCCGATCAGCGCCGACAACAATGCAATCTATACGGCCCGCTTTCATGAAATGACCAGCCATGTTGTCAGTAATCAGCGTGACCGGGATGTTGTCTTTGTGCAATTCCCAGGCGGTCAGCCGGGCGCCCTGTAAAAAGGGGCGCGTTTCGTCAGCAAAAACGGCAACGCGCTTGCCGGCTTCGACAGCAGCGCGAATGACGCCCAGCGCGGTGCCATAACCGGCGGTCGCCAGCGCGCCGGCATTGCAATGCGTCAGCACGGTCGCGCCATCCGGAATCAAGGCTGCACCGTGGCGGCCCATCGCCTGATTAGCCGTGATGTCTTCGGCGTGCATACGCTGGGCCTCTTCGATTAACCGCGCGCGAATGTCAGCGAGCGACACAGCAGAACTTTTCAGTTCCGTATACAGCTTGCGCATGCGTTCAATCGCCCAAAACAGGTTGACGGCTGTCGGGCGGGTCGCGCCCAACACCTCACAGATTCGATTGAAGGCGTGCTCGAATTCCTGCGTGTCGTTTGTAGCGGTATCACGCGCACCCAAAGCAATGCCCATCGCGGCGGCGACCCCGATGGCCGGCGCGCCACGTACAACCATCTCCTTGATCGCCCCAGCGACTTCCTCGTAGGTGCGGAAAACAGGATAGAGTTCTTCGGTGGGTAAGCGTCGCTGGTCAATCATGACGACGCCCGTTTCAGTCCATTCCAGAGTTTTGATCATAAAGCGAAAGCAGGTTACCTGCCGGGAAGACGCGCAAGCTTCTCACCGGCCCGTCAACTATACAGGAAATTGATGTTTTTGATTTTCAGAAATTGAGCTTGCGAAGGCTAACCATGCAAGTGTAGTTAGTCTACTGCAAGTTCCGGCATTCGGGAATGGACTGAAAGAAAGCGTCACGCCACAGACAAAGAAAAAGCGTCGTAAAACAACGGCGCATCTGCAAACACGCCCATTGCACTACGACGCTCAATGCGCATCGGCAAGGCCGATTGCGCCAGTTTCGGTCAGCGATTGCTGAGTAGACAGGCTGTAGCAGGGCTGACCGATAATGGCTAGGACTCCTTTTTTTGCGGCTGTTGAGTCCACCCCTAATTTCTTGCCCAAATCAACTTCAACCTGTGAAAGCGGTTCCAATTGGAAGGGCTATCTCCTTAAGCTTGGCTTTGCGACCAAACCCAAATTGAATAGCCCTACCAATCAAAAAGCGAGACGTTAGGTCCAAAACTATTGTCGGGACTTGCTGCCTGCGCCATCACCCAATGGCTGAAGCGATAAGCGAATAACTGGATATAAGTACGGCTCATCTGGTGAGCACTGAATTACATAGGCTAAAGACCGGAATCGGAGAAGAATGTTTAGGGGAAGCGAAAATATTTTTTTGTTTCCCACCAGAAGCCTGCCGGTAGCCACGAATGCAGCGGGTGTTTATAATTGCATCCCGTGAACCTGGCTCCGGATTTAACTGTCATTATTCAAGCGTTAAAGCAGGAAGTAGACGTCGTGGAGAATTATGAAAAACTCCATCGGCGTTATTACTCACAGCTCTACCTTTTTTTTATCCGAAAAAAAATTTCAGCCGAGGACGCAAAAGATCTCACCCAAAATACGTTTTTTTCGGTCTTTAAGAATTTGAAGAGCTTGCGGCAGGATGAGCAATTTGAAAGCTGGCTTTTTCAGATCGCCCGACGCGAGCTTTCTCACGCTTATGAGCGGCAACAGACATCAAAGCGTAAAGGTCATACCGTCCCGTTTGAAAATATCAGCACTGCTGAGTCTGAAGAGAAAGCTTCCCCCTTGGCAAGACTCAATGCTTCAGGCCCCAACCCGCACGAGTTGTTGATTGAAAAAGAGTCATTGCAGCAAGTTCGCGAGGCCTTGGAGCAATTGCCAGAGCAAATGCGGCGCGTGACCGAGTTGCGGGTTCAGGGTCTGGAATATCATGAAATCGCCCAACGTTTGGACATCTCCATCAACACGGTTAAATCGCAGCTTTTCCAAGCTCGCGAGCGTTTGCGAAAACGGTTAGGAAAGTATTTCGGCGAGTTAAATTTATAAGCTTAACTTATAGGCTTAACTTGGAGCTACTCCTCACCCACGCGCAATAGCCGGCAAAAAACAATGTACCAGATCGTCAAGGTTCTAACCTAATGACTAGCGTACCAAGGCACAGCGGATAGGAATTTTATGAGTACCATCAGCCAGTTTGATAATGATAAAGCTGAGCAGCATCTCAGCGAGGCAGAAGTGCTGACTTTCTTACGACAAGGACTAACACCTGCGCAAAACACTCGGCTGCAACAACATCTGCTTGATTGCTGGCAATGCCAAGAGCTTTATCAGGATGCCAATGATTTTTGCCAACCACGGCGGGCCGCTGAAGCGTTTGTGAGCGAAGCGCAAATCCAGGAGAGTTGGAGCCAGTTGAAACAGTTCGTGCAGCAGGCCGAACCGCAGGTCATGGCTGCGACAGCGCCACGCCCGCTGGCGAGGGCCGCCGCCGCAACAAGCCGTCGCTGGGTCTTACCACTAGCCGCTGTTTTCTTCCTGTTACTGACCGCCACAGCGGTGACGTTTTGGCGTAGTCGGCAAACCGCCACTTTCTTCGGGACAGCCACAGTGAAAACTCCGGACGCCCTTTCTAACTCACCTATCAACCAGCCAACTCCGCCCCTAAGCCAACAAGAATCTGCCAATTCTCAGGCCACGAACCCAAAACTGCGGACAACAACCAAACCGTCGGCAAAAGTGGACGATAAGACCGCCCCGGCAATTTATGAGGTAGCCCAACTCATGCTTTCTTCTGGCGAAAAGAGCGCGGCGGAGGTCAGCGCGGCAAAGGTAATTCAAGTTCCCGCCAGCGCCCAGCAATTGCGCTTTAGACTGGTCAGATATGAACCCCGCGAATTCCCTGCGTATCAAGTTGAGTTATTGGACGCGGCAGGAACCGTCAGGCAAGCCGTTACTGGCAAGCTCGCAAAGGGCAACCTGATTGAAGCAATTTTCCAGCAAGCCGAGCTGACAGATGGAGAGTATCAGTTGCGCGTGACAGGTAAAGGAGGCCAGCGCCAAGACCTGACGCCGCAGACGACCCTGGCGGTGAACCTATCATTCAAAACTCCCTAAACTGGCAAAACTCCCTAAACGTGTTTATGTTAAGGATGTCCAGCCAGCACAAAGGGCGCCCAATAATACGGTGCATTGCCTGCCTTGATCGCGTCG
It encodes the following:
- the moaC gene encoding cyclic pyranopterin monophosphate synthase MoaC; this translates as MPPQLTHLDAEGRITMVDVGAKAVTTRTAEASGFVHMAPATVTAIRERRTPKGDPLETARLAGIMAAKRTAELIPLCHSLALSHADVQITLTDAGAQLTATATTSAQTGVEMEALTAVSVAALTLYDMCKALDRLMVISDIRLERKSGGHSGAWRRPTEVAEAS
- a CDS encoding molybdopterin molybdotransferase MoeA: MLRIEDALQLMLDHTPVLPDETVALSDIVGRVLRQPAFSDLDLPPFDRARMDGYAVRSADTQKPPVRLQAIGEAAAGFTFGGEVAAGQAVRIMTGAPIPAGADAVQKIEVIQVNDDGFIELTELVAAGQFITPRASEARKGEVVVNAGERITPATAAVLASFGYADVIVSHRPRLALLSTGSELVEVHETPQGAQIRNSNTYSLAGYATQAGAEVIHAAIVCDDFEVTRTAIADALAQADVVMLSGGVSMGDYDLVKPALLALGAEILVEKVAMHPGKPTVFAKLEDKVIFGLPGNPVSVAVSFHVFARPVLLRMQGAHEIHLPRWRAHVTRTIKGAPPRRSHQPARLLIRDGCAEAEPLKWGGSSDLVAFMQADALIVVPEDRASLSAGELAEVIQLPK
- a CDS encoding VWA domain-containing protein produces the protein MPNLGRRYLPGSFLLFVFCLNSYGWLRVSAQDKAPPPNPKEEQTNVFRMDTDLVSIDVQVTDRQGAQYGTKLSPEDFVVYEDGVRQKISNFSATEVPFNLVLLLDTSGSTRDELSLMQKAARRFLTELRPHDRVAIIQFNQQVELIKDLTADRGKLEKALGQLTGGSGTSFYDAVQLALDEVLRKATGRKAIVALTDGVDSFGFGTYEKLLPKLESARAALYFLKLDTEEYTEARMLRDCRDSSHFKFSRKQLKKYFDEFIKEGDPSQYEDHCKLERMEKIRINRRLYEAAGDELEEMSSKTGGHVYPVESLQQLAPKFTQIAAELRTQYSLAYYPSNEKHDGKWRGVRIEIKKPGLTVQARPGYRAPLD
- a CDS encoding ABC transporter ATP-binding protein, translating into MKLLELNDLHFGYAQPVLTGVTLEVQAGEVVALLGANGAGKSTLLSLTHGLLQPQRGEVRLSEKPLAQWSRREIARQLALVAQQSEVRFPLTALEYVLTGRFAHARGFGFETERDVEAALAALRATDAEQFAARRFNELSSGEKQRVVLARALAQEPRALLLDEPTANADLAHQFSLLELVQRLTRERAFGVLLVTHEINLAAEFADRIALLKEGRLLACGKPHEVLTEERLNETFSTSLLVAAHPQTGNPHIFWRSN
- a CDS encoding site-2 protease family protein translates to MGDVNIGKIAIMFVVFLFSTACHEAAHAWTAWKWGDSTAKDLGRVTLNPIPHIDPIGTLLLPLMVLFMTGGSGIMGWASTPVDKSQMRDPKWGDFWTSAAGPLTNLGLAIISLIVLKAVRLSLGGSLGEYAEAVAFLLVTMVWMNLFLMVLNFLPIPPLDGGHMLETLLPPRMAEVFEQIRPFGLIILIAVSASGLLDNLTSPLIHWAFSML
- a CDS encoding DUF4031 domain-containing protein, producing MAILLDSFFNPERGPRRFWNRRCGHLTSDDSLLELFDFAVELRLKREWVQAKSIIHFDLTDPEYEFALHVGAQLVTSRELVQRAIRLTPRGFGRLLPPDELDLLAPLVARRWQGKR
- a CDS encoding GNAT family N-acetyltransferase; amino-acid sequence: MTVAEYELLPFEPGWQCEYYDGQAHFTPRYHPVVTMLQVGLRAFTAPCLIRPATAADAAELAATYVASFGVTIEYCDYTAEAMRNAAARALHEHFSGERGNPLSASRVAVDPHRDKRLVGAALLFTGRESARLDLLFVHPGWQGRRLATALVADAVNQLHCYGERRLMSRYHIGNDASRRWHQQFGFIEEPDLQRARLYLRAVQSELWRRAQLNDLPETERARLENERAQWQAQVEELERVADLQGFEAVCPDYRWL
- a CDS encoding NYN domain-containing protein — protein: MRSTTRVGVYVDVANINRNGGFGMGYDILREFACRDQAEAMRLNAYVSYDAEKARRDSYYRNRTNSFYSVLRDFGYKVIQKEVKWFTDEDGNRVAKANADLDLAVDALLQSENLDRVLLVTGDGDFVQVVRALQNKGCRVEVVAFKNVSNELRREADLFLSGYLIPNLLPVEASNGEANQWGELNQRVRGICYYHKNDFGFLRYLKHIDTNLWITDPKHPDSPYGTAWFHDTTLPVGFNTNDLPSRRYIFEFKLARAENDKGLRALEIELLAEQ
- the mtnA gene encoding S-methyl-5-thioribose-1-phosphate isomerase, with the translated sequence MIKTLEWTETGVVMIDQRRLPTEELYPVFRTYEEVAGAIKEMVVRGAPAIGVAAAMGIALGARDTATNDTQEFEHAFNRICEVLGATRPTAVNLFWAIERMRKLYTELKSSAVSLADIRARLIEEAQRMHAEDITANQAMGRHGAALIPDGATVLTHCNAGALATAGYGTALGVIRAAVEAGKRVAVFADETRPFLQGARLTAWELHKDNIPVTLITDNMAGHFMKAGRIDCIVVGADRIAANGDVANKIGTYSVAVLAKENNVPFYVAAPISTLDLSTPSGEQIPIEERTPLEVTHVKDVQLAPTGIQIANPAFDVTPNRYVAAIITECGVARAPYTESLARLAASK
- a CDS encoding sigma-70 family RNA polymerase sigma factor, producing the protein MHPVNLAPDLTVIIQALKQEVDVVENYEKLHRRYYSQLYLFFIRKKISAEDAKDLTQNTFFSVFKNLKSLRQDEQFESWLFQIARRELSHAYERQQTSKRKGHTVPFENISTAESEEKASPLARLNASGPNPHELLIEKESLQQVREALEQLPEQMRRVTELRVQGLEYHEIAQRLDISINTVKSQLFQARERLRKRLGKYFGELNL